One stretch of Pseudomonas fluorescens Q2-87 DNA includes these proteins:
- a CDS encoding methyltransferase gives MPAKDADGSVLTGPALLARFTALDAFLTAHQALWKPRPFTHLHLPWETSYPELAQWLRQRSLEAAESDHHQPWLIQDAPAPFPELAATSRTLSAVAALPDRTLEAPVYRLNVDVPGRKWQQIEAFASRLHFANEPTHWLDWCGGKGHLGRRLVHGSQSLTCLEYDPALITSGEQLSRHHHLPAVHLQQDVMAADAAQAIRPEHTPVALHACGDLHVRLMQLASAAGCAQLAIAPCCYNRINAERYQALSDPGKGSALQLSLDDLSLPLTETVTAGARIRRQRDQSMSRRLGFDLLQRQIRGRDDYLPTPSLPSAWLEKSFAQYCIDLAALKDLSTVGTPDWVALEAAGQQRLAQVRNLELVRGLFRRPLELWLVLDRALFLREKGYEVRLGTFCETPLTPRNLMLLAERH, from the coding sequence ATGCCTGCCAAGGACGCTGACGGCAGCGTGCTGACGGGCCCAGCCTTGCTGGCCCGTTTCACAGCGCTGGACGCATTCCTCACGGCGCATCAAGCGCTGTGGAAACCGCGCCCGTTCACCCATCTGCACCTGCCCTGGGAAACCTCCTACCCGGAACTGGCCCAATGGCTACGTCAGCGCTCACTGGAGGCTGCGGAAAGCGACCATCATCAACCCTGGTTGATTCAAGACGCGCCAGCACCCTTTCCTGAACTGGCGGCAACTTCCCGTACATTGAGTGCTGTCGCAGCATTGCCGGACAGAACCCTCGAAGCGCCTGTCTATCGCCTCAACGTCGACGTGCCCGGGCGCAAATGGCAACAGATCGAAGCCTTCGCCAGCCGCCTGCACTTCGCCAACGAACCGACCCACTGGCTGGACTGGTGCGGCGGCAAAGGCCACCTTGGGCGACGCCTGGTGCACGGTTCACAAAGCCTGACGTGCCTGGAATACGATCCGGCCCTGATCACCAGCGGCGAGCAACTGAGCCGACACCATCACCTGCCCGCCGTACACCTGCAGCAAGACGTGATGGCGGCGGATGCAGCCCAGGCGATACGCCCTGAACACACGCCCGTCGCCCTGCATGCCTGCGGCGATCTGCATGTGCGACTCATGCAGTTGGCGAGCGCCGCCGGTTGCGCGCAGTTGGCTATCGCCCCGTGCTGCTACAACCGCATCAACGCTGAGCGTTACCAGGCATTGTCCGACCCCGGCAAAGGCTCTGCCCTACAACTCTCCCTTGATGATCTGAGCCTGCCACTGACGGAAACCGTCACCGCCGGTGCCCGCATACGTAGGCAACGGGACCAATCCATGTCTCGGCGCCTGGGGTTTGACCTGTTGCAACGGCAAATCCGGGGGCGCGATGACTACCTGCCCACGCCTTCATTGCCCAGCGCCTGGCTGGAAAAATCCTTCGCCCAATACTGCATCGACCTGGCAGCCTTGAAAGACTTATCCACAGTCGGCACGCCTGATTGGGTGGCGCTGGAAGCCGCAGGCCAACAACGCCTGGCCCAGGTGCGCAACCTGGAACTGGTACGGGGCCTGTTCCGACGCCCCCTGGAGCTTTGGCTGGTGTTGGACCGGGCACTTTTCCTTAGGGAAAAAGGCTATGAGGTTCGCCTTGGCACCTTCTGCGAAACGCCCCTGACGCCTCGAAACCTGATGCTGCTGGCAGAGCGTCACTAA
- a CDS encoding ATP-binding protein yields the protein MDKRIVRELEGKQVLEVKIPAASRKQKPVFLNGQPLGNTYRRLHEGDRRCSEEDVRRMFAEQVEDCRDERILPNYDFADIDPDSLRIYRQMLSDIKPGHPALEHQGIEFLRQIGGWRKDRANGVEGLTLAGLLMFGRWLSIQESVPHYFVDYQERPHAKTELRWVDRLVPDGTWSGNLFDFYRRVYRKLVEDLKVPFVLKGDQRQDDTPVHEALREALVNTLVHADYTGRVSVLVVKRPDLFGFRNPGGLRLPLEQVLQGGTSDCRNRLMHQMFLLIGLGERGGSGVPKIYSGWRSQHWRPPALYEKPEPEQTLLELRMLDLLPEGVVEQLRERFGVRFESLEHTARLILATAAIERVVSHNRLLEICDTHAHDLSQLLARLVREGFLVPDGRSRGMIYHLPGEQLPTPEQVFAGPLQSSEHYAGSSEHNGASSEHNAGSSEHKVELDMQRNDDGCLLSDHIDAPLIDDLDRLDVGFREKLEILAEEPRNRERMQKDRMQQVIITLCKEHYLTLNVLANLVKRSPDALRQQYLNGMVKSRQIQLAFPSKPTHERQAYKAYVGGQDEE from the coding sequence GTGGACAAGCGGATCGTCAGAGAGTTGGAGGGCAAGCAGGTACTTGAAGTGAAAATCCCGGCGGCTTCGCGTAAGCAGAAGCCAGTATTTCTCAATGGTCAGCCGCTAGGTAACACTTATCGTCGATTACATGAGGGTGATCGGCGTTGCTCTGAGGAAGATGTTCGCCGCATGTTCGCAGAGCAAGTGGAGGACTGTCGGGACGAGCGGATTTTGCCAAATTACGACTTCGCAGACATCGATCCGGACAGTCTGCGTATCTACCGCCAGATGCTTAGCGACATAAAGCCAGGCCATCCAGCGCTGGAGCACCAAGGGATTGAGTTTCTTCGACAGATAGGCGGCTGGCGAAAGGACCGAGCGAACGGAGTCGAAGGGCTGACTCTGGCAGGTTTACTGATGTTCGGACGCTGGCTTTCGATCCAAGAGAGTGTGCCGCATTACTTTGTGGACTATCAGGAGCGGCCGCACGCCAAAACAGAACTACGTTGGGTGGATAGACTCGTCCCTGATGGAACCTGGTCAGGAAATCTGTTTGATTTCTACCGGCGGGTTTATCGCAAGTTGGTTGAGGACCTAAAGGTACCGTTCGTTCTCAAAGGTGATCAGCGCCAGGATGACACACCGGTACATGAAGCTCTGCGCGAGGCTTTGGTTAATACCTTGGTCCATGCCGACTATACCGGACGGGTTTCTGTGTTAGTCGTGAAGCGTCCTGACTTGTTTGGCTTTCGCAATCCTGGCGGCTTGCGTTTACCCCTTGAGCAGGTGTTGCAAGGTGGTACCAGCGATTGCCGGAACAGGCTAATGCACCAAATGTTTCTTCTTATAGGCCTTGGCGAGCGTGGTGGTTCTGGGGTTCCAAAAATCTACAGCGGGTGGCGCAGCCAGCATTGGCGACCGCCAGCCCTTTATGAAAAGCCCGAGCCCGAGCAAACCCTTCTTGAGCTTCGCATGTTGGACTTGCTTCCTGAAGGGGTGGTGGAGCAGTTACGAGAGCGATTTGGGGTTCGTTTCGAGAGCTTGGAACATACTGCCAGGTTGATTTTGGCCACGGCCGCGATTGAGCGGGTGGTCAGCCATAATCGTCTTCTTGAGATTTGTGATACTCATGCTCATGACTTGAGCCAACTGCTTGCGCGGTTGGTACGCGAGGGATTCCTTGTGCCCGACGGGCGCTCACGGGGCATGATTTATCACCTGCCGGGTGAGCAACTGCCTACGCCGGAGCAAGTGTTCGCAGGTCCGCTACAGAGCTCCGAACATTACGCCGGCAGCTCCGAACATAACGGGGCTAGCTCCGAACATAACGCAGGTAGCTCCGAACATAAGGTCGAGCTGGATATGCAGCGAAACGATGATGGCTGCTTGTTGAGCGATCATATTGACGCGCCGCTGATCGATGATTTGGACAGGCTTGATGTAGGGTTTCGAGAAAAGCTCGAAATACTGGCTGAGGAGCCGCGCAATCGAGAGCGCATGCAAAAGGATCGTATGCAACAGGTGATTATCACCCTATGCAAGGAGCACTATCTGACGCTCAACGTGTTGGCTAATTTGGTAAAGCGCAGTCCAGATGCCCTCCGTCAGCAGTACCTGAATGGAATGGTGAAAAGTAGGCAGATTCAGTTGGCATTTCCGTCCAAGCCGACTCATGAAAGGCAGGCGTACAAAGCGTACGTTGGTGGGCAGGACGAGGAGTAG
- a CDS encoding PDDEXK nuclease domain-containing protein, which yields MTSISPQDDPQLAPLITELGELIRQARQKVLRAVDTLQVQTCWQIGRHIIEFEQGGAERAAYGKRLLPSLAKVLTARFGKGFDERNLRHMRDFYQKFPIWDAVRTELSWTHYRTLLRVEHDDARRWYMKEVVIQNWSTRALERQIGTFYYERLLTSRDRPAVEQEAVVNTRELNLGPRDIVRDPVVLEFLGLPNAGIVLETELEQALIDQLQGFLLELGKGFAFIARQQRISTESKDFYVDLVFYNYLLKCFVIVDLKRGELSHQDIGQMDMYVRLYEDLKRSPEDKPTVGIILCAQKDESVMRYSVLLGNEQLFASQYKLVLPTEEELRTELDRERARLEHMTTGPGL from the coding sequence ATGACTTCTATTTCGCCTCAGGATGACCCACAACTCGCGCCACTGATCACCGAGCTCGGCGAACTGATCCGCCAGGCTCGCCAGAAGGTCCTGCGCGCCGTTGATACGCTCCAAGTACAGACGTGCTGGCAGATCGGGCGACACATCATTGAATTCGAACAGGGCGGGGCTGAACGAGCGGCGTATGGAAAACGCCTGCTGCCGTCGCTGGCGAAGGTGCTGACGGCTCGGTTTGGCAAGGGGTTTGATGAACGCAACCTGCGTCACATGCGAGACTTTTATCAGAAATTCCCGATTTGGGACGCAGTGCGTACCGAATTGAGTTGGACCCATTACCGCACGCTTTTGCGCGTGGAGCACGACGACGCCCGGCGCTGGTACATGAAAGAAGTGGTCATCCAAAACTGGTCCACCCGCGCCCTCGAACGCCAGATCGGCACCTTCTATTACGAACGTCTGCTCACCAGCCGCGACCGGCCGGCGGTGGAGCAGGAGGCTGTGGTCAACACGAGGGAATTGAACCTCGGCCCCAGGGATATCGTCAGGGATCCGGTAGTTCTGGAGTTCCTCGGCCTACCCAATGCCGGCATCGTCCTGGAAACAGAACTGGAACAGGCCCTGATCGACCAACTGCAGGGTTTTCTTCTGGAGCTGGGCAAAGGCTTCGCCTTCATCGCTCGTCAACAACGCATCAGCACCGAAAGCAAAGATTTCTACGTCGACCTGGTCTTCTACAACTACCTGCTCAAGTGCTTTGTCATCGTCGACCTCAAGCGTGGCGAACTGAGCCACCAAGACATCGGGCAAATGGATATGTACGTGCGCCTCTACGAAGATCTCAAACGCAGCCCCGAAGACAAACCCACCGTCGGCATCATTCTCTGTGCCCAGAAAGACGAATCGGTGATGCGTTATTCGGTATTGCTGGGCAATGAGCAGTTATTCGCCAGCCAGTACAAGCTGGTGCTCCCCACGGAAGAAGAACTGCGCACCGAGCTGGACCGTGAACGGGCACGGCTTGAGCACATGACAACCGGGCCAGGTTTGTAG
- a CDS encoding integrase domain-containing protein yields MALVGKRGGRNFGYGRQLSYAGPQALKDMFGGGHYGTVKAHSDRWLAFVRWCRSEDGPGFNDARQIDWRTLLDYAGHLRHQVEQGAISIATAQNRLSSVNRTMAALRGDQYVKVPSPSKTLGMRRNSVRRSVPQGQDREHVKRIVDVLCEHQMPRAAAIAQLARATGMRLREAILADLPRLRREAEHYEKINIQDGTKGGRGGGTAPRWIRVDDHIREALRYAEQVSPDGSRNLLAPNESYLDFQPSVIRPARDILHTHNLKGFHELRAAYACERYEQITHHLAPINGGRGRRLDPCLDREARFQISYELGHGRIDVVSAYIGGRV; encoded by the coding sequence ATGGCACTGGTAGGTAAACGTGGCGGGCGCAATTTTGGCTATGGCCGGCAACTGAGTTATGCCGGGCCGCAGGCGTTAAAAGACATGTTCGGCGGAGGGCATTACGGGACCGTCAAAGCGCACAGTGATCGTTGGCTGGCATTTGTACGATGGTGTCGGTCTGAGGATGGGCCCGGGTTTAACGATGCGAGGCAAATTGATTGGCGGACCTTGCTGGACTACGCCGGTCATCTGCGTCACCAAGTTGAACAAGGCGCTATCAGCATCGCCACCGCGCAAAACCGGTTGTCCAGCGTAAACCGAACCATGGCCGCACTTCGCGGTGATCAGTATGTGAAAGTGCCGAGTCCGAGCAAGACGCTGGGAATGCGGCGGAACAGTGTTCGTCGCTCGGTGCCGCAAGGCCAAGACCGCGAACACGTGAAGCGGATCGTCGACGTGCTCTGCGAACACCAAATGCCGCGTGCGGCGGCCATCGCCCAGCTGGCGCGAGCCACCGGCATGCGCTTGCGCGAGGCCATCTTGGCCGACCTTCCGCGCCTGCGAAGAGAAGCCGAACACTACGAAAAGATCAACATCCAGGATGGCACCAAAGGTGGCCGCGGCGGCGGAACCGCGCCTCGGTGGATCAGGGTGGATGACCATATTCGCGAAGCGCTCAGGTACGCCGAACAGGTCTCTCCCGACGGTAGCCGCAACCTGCTGGCACCGAACGAGAGCTACCTCGATTTCCAACCGAGTGTCATACGCCCCGCCCGAGACATCCTCCATACGCACAACCTCAAAGGCTTCCACGAATTGCGCGCGGCTTATGCATGCGAACGCTATGAGCAGATCACCCATCACCTAGCGCCCATCAACGGTGGCAGGGGCAGGCGCCTCGATCCATGCCTTGATCGAGAGGCACGCTTTCAAATCAGCTATGAGCTGGGACACGGTCGAATCGACGTGGTATCGGCGTACATCGGTGGTCGGGTATGA
- a CDS encoding ABC transporter permease, producing the protein MNWDVIIKWLPKLAQGATLTLELVAIAVIAGLLLAIPLGIARSSRLWYVRALPYAYIFFFRGTPLLVQLFLVYYGLAQFDAVRSSALWPYLRDPFWCATATMTLHTAAYIAEILRGAIQAIPRGEIEAARALGMSRPKALFYIMLPRAARIGLPAYSNEVILMLKASALASTVTLLELTGMARTIIARTYLPVELFFAAGMFYLLMAFLLVQGFKQLERWLRVDACQGR; encoded by the coding sequence ATGAACTGGGACGTCATCATCAAGTGGCTGCCGAAGCTGGCCCAAGGCGCCACTCTCACCCTGGAACTGGTAGCCATCGCCGTGATTGCCGGCCTGCTGCTGGCGATCCCGCTGGGCATCGCCCGTTCTTCGCGGCTGTGGTACGTGCGGGCCTTGCCCTATGCCTACATTTTCTTTTTCCGTGGCACGCCGCTGTTGGTCCAGCTGTTCCTCGTCTACTACGGCCTGGCGCAATTCGACGCCGTGCGCAGCAGCGCGTTGTGGCCGTACCTGCGCGATCCGTTCTGGTGTGCCACCGCCACCATGACCCTGCACACTGCCGCCTACATCGCCGAGATCCTGCGCGGCGCAATCCAGGCCATTCCCCGTGGCGAGATCGAAGCCGCACGGGCCCTGGGCATGTCGCGGCCCAAGGCGCTGTTCTACATCATGCTGCCCCGCGCCGCGCGCATCGGCCTGCCGGCCTACAGCAACGAAGTGATCCTGATGCTCAAGGCCAGCGCGCTGGCGAGTACCGTGACCCTGCTGGAACTCACCGGCATGGCCCGCACGATCATTGCGCGGACTTATCTGCCGGTGGAGCTCTTCTTTGCAGCCGGCATGTTCTACCTGTTGATGGCATTCCTGTTGGTGCAAGGCTTCAAGCAGCTGGAGCGCTGGTTGCGCGTCGATGCCTGCCAAGGACGCTGA
- a CDS encoding ABC transporter ATP-binding protein, with protein MAQATPALEIRNLHKRYGQLEVLKGVSLTARDGDVISILGSSGSGKSTFLRCINLLENPNQGQILVAGEELKLKAAKNGELMAADGRQINRMRSEIGFVFQNFNLWPHMSVLDNIIEAPRRVLGQSKAEAVEVAEALLAKVGIADKRHAYPAELSGGQQQRAAIARTLAMQPKVILFDEPTSALDPEMVQEVLSVIRALAEEGRTMLLVTHEMGFARQVSSEVVFLHQGLVEEQGSPQQVFENPLSARCKQFMSSNR; from the coding sequence ATGGCCCAGGCCACGCCCGCGCTTGAAATCCGCAACCTGCACAAACGCTACGGACAGCTTGAGGTGCTCAAGGGCGTCTCGCTGACCGCCCGTGACGGCGATGTGATCTCGATCCTGGGCTCATCCGGGTCCGGCAAGTCCACGTTCCTGCGCTGCATCAACCTGCTGGAAAACCCTAACCAAGGGCAAATTCTGGTGGCCGGCGAAGAGCTCAAGCTCAAGGCTGCAAAAAACGGTGAGCTGATGGCCGCCGACGGCAGGCAGATCAATCGCATGCGCAGCGAGATCGGTTTTGTATTTCAAAACTTTAACCTTTGGCCGCACATGAGCGTGCTCGATAACATCATCGAAGCCCCACGCCGGGTGCTTGGCCAGAGCAAGGCCGAAGCCGTCGAAGTGGCCGAAGCCCTGCTCGCCAAGGTCGGCATCGCCGACAAGCGCCACGCCTATCCTGCCGAGCTGTCCGGCGGCCAGCAGCAACGTGCGGCCATCGCCCGCACCCTGGCGATGCAGCCCAAGGTAATTCTGTTCGACGAGCCCACTTCTGCCCTTGACCCGGAAATGGTCCAGGAAGTACTAAGTGTGATCCGCGCCTTGGCCGAAGAGGGTCGCACCATGCTGCTGGTGACCCACGAAATGGGCTTTGCCCGCCAGGTTTCCAGCGAGGTGGTGTTCCTCCATCAAGGCCTGGTCGAGGAGCAGGGATCGCCACAGCAGGTCTTTGAAAACCCACTTTCGGCGCGCTGCAAACAATTCATGTCCAGCAACCGCTAA
- a CDS encoding FkbM family methyltransferase: MTFISYAQNFEDIRLWRVLQSVEDGFYLDVGANHPTDDSVTRAFYERGWRGINIEPVQAYHDALNQERPHDINLQCVAGENADSLTFYTIADTGLSTVEASVAQQHRDAGMDVRKQTVQSRTLASICEQYAQDRPIHFLKIDVEGHEETVLRGMDFSRWRPWIILIETPWARDQTWETLVTDAGYQAILFDGINTYYLAEEHLALKPAFDIPPCNLDGFQLCKGHKLSHPVSDTTPQLTAALQRAEQAEAQLHAIQNSRAWRALNKLRNLLHRA; encoded by the coding sequence GTGACGTTCATTTCCTACGCTCAAAATTTCGAAGACATACGCCTGTGGCGCGTCCTTCAGTCGGTGGAAGACGGCTTTTACCTCGACGTCGGCGCCAACCATCCGACAGATGACTCCGTCACCCGGGCGTTCTACGAACGTGGCTGGCGCGGTATCAATATCGAGCCCGTCCAGGCCTACCACGACGCGCTCAACCAAGAACGCCCCCACGACATCAACCTGCAATGCGTGGCCGGCGAAAACGCCGACAGCCTGACCTTCTACACCATCGCCGACACCGGCCTGTCCACGGTCGAAGCCAGCGTCGCCCAACAACACCGCGACGCCGGCATGGACGTGCGCAAGCAGACCGTCCAGTCCCGCACCCTGGCCTCGATCTGCGAGCAATACGCCCAGGATCGCCCCATCCACTTCCTGAAAATCGACGTCGAAGGCCACGAAGAAACCGTGCTGCGCGGTATGGATTTCAGCCGCTGGCGCCCATGGATCATCCTCATCGAAACCCCATGGGCCCGCGACCAGACCTGGGAAACCCTGGTCACCGACGCCGGCTACCAGGCCATCCTCTTCGATGGCATCAACACCTACTACCTCGCCGAAGAACACCTGGCCCTCAAACCCGCCTTCGACATCCCGCCTTGCAACCTCGACGGCTTCCAGCTCTGCAAAGGCCACAAACTCAGCCACCCCGTCAGCGACACAACCCCACAACTCACCGCCGCCCTGCAACGGGCCGAACAGGCTGAAGCCCAACTCCACGCCATCCAAAACAGCCGCGCGTGGCGAGCCCTGAACAAACTGCGCAACCTGCTGCATCGCGCCTGA
- a CDS encoding ABC transporter permease, whose product MMIDLYGFGPALAAGALMTVKLALSALCLGLVLGLLGALAKTSPHKPLQWLGGTYSTLVRGIPELLWVLLIYFGTVNLMRALGEYLGDPELALNAFAAGVIALGLCFGAYATEVFRGAILAIPKGHREAGVALGLSKWRIFTKLIMPQMWRIALPGLGNLFMILMKDTALVSVIGLEEIMRHAQIGVTVSKQPFTFYMVAAFMYLGLTVLAMIGMHLLERRAARGFTRSTQ is encoded by the coding sequence ATGATGATCGATCTCTACGGATTCGGCCCGGCGCTCGCCGCTGGCGCGCTGATGACCGTCAAACTCGCGCTCTCGGCCCTGTGCCTGGGGCTGGTACTCGGTCTGCTTGGCGCCTTGGCCAAGACCTCACCGCACAAGCCGCTGCAATGGCTTGGCGGCACTTATTCGACATTGGTCCGCGGCATTCCGGAATTGCTCTGGGTACTGCTGATCTATTTCGGCACCGTCAATCTGATGCGCGCCTTGGGCGAATACCTGGGCGATCCCGAGCTTGCCCTCAACGCTTTCGCCGCCGGCGTCATCGCCCTGGGCCTGTGCTTTGGCGCCTACGCCACGGAAGTGTTTCGCGGCGCGATCCTGGCGATTCCCAAGGGTCACCGTGAGGCCGGCGTCGCCTTGGGCCTGTCAAAGTGGCGGATCTTCACCAAGCTGATCATGCCGCAAATGTGGCGCATCGCCCTGCCCGGCCTGGGCAACCTGTTCATGATCCTCATGAAAGACACCGCGCTGGTCTCGGTGATCGGCCTGGAAGAAATCATGCGCCACGCGCAAATCGGTGTGACCGTGTCCAAACAACCGTTCACCTTCTACATGGTGGCAGCGTTCATGTACCTGGGCCTCACTGTACTCGCCATGATCGGCATGCACCTGCTGGAACGACGCGCCGCCCGTGGATTTACCAGGAGCACCCAATGA
- a CDS encoding tyrosine-type recombinase/integrase has protein sequence MSRTTAPLSDSACRSAKPTDRAYKLFDGDGLYLLVQPNGRKGWRLRYIKPDGREGLTPFGSYPVVGLADARNKRLEVKRMLANGIDPIETKHQAKTQAAIKGRTFESAALDWHKAMSAKWAPGHAKTVLSRLKTHVFPLIGARSIVDLDTHDLMQPLEAIQKRGTIDVALRVQNYLQSIMREAKRARQIAANPASDLEGLIKAPRVIHRPALPLSRLPELQERIDTYRGRALTRLTVMLSLHVFVRSSELRFARWSEFDLKRGTWEIPDTRPALDGVPFSTRGTKMAGDIHLVPLSPQAVTLLEQIHVLTGKFDLVFAGDAKPWKPMSENTMNSALRKMGYNTKAEICGHGFRSMACSALIESGLWSETAIERQMSHKERNNVRAAYIHKAEFIEERRLIMNWWSRYLEANRQEHVTPHEFANQTGTNVTRLKAKSHLRE, from the coding sequence ATGTCGCGCACCACTGCTCCACTCTCCGATTCGGCTTGCCGCTCAGCCAAGCCCACCGACCGCGCTTACAAGCTTTTCGACGGCGACGGCCTCTACCTTCTAGTCCAACCCAATGGCCGTAAAGGCTGGCGTCTCAGGTATATCAAGCCTGATGGACGCGAAGGACTGACCCCGTTCGGCAGCTATCCCGTGGTCGGCCTCGCCGATGCGCGCAACAAGCGCCTGGAGGTCAAGCGGATGCTGGCGAATGGCATCGACCCCATAGAGACCAAACACCAAGCCAAGACGCAGGCCGCAATCAAAGGCCGAACCTTTGAAAGCGCCGCACTGGACTGGCACAAAGCGATGTCTGCCAAATGGGCTCCGGGCCATGCCAAGACCGTCCTGAGCCGCCTCAAAACCCATGTCTTCCCGCTGATCGGCGCTCGCTCCATTGTCGATCTGGACACCCATGACCTGATGCAACCTCTGGAAGCGATCCAGAAGCGCGGCACGATTGACGTCGCTTTAAGGGTACAAAACTACCTGCAGAGCATCATGCGCGAGGCGAAGCGTGCTCGACAGATCGCGGCAAACCCGGCCTCCGACCTTGAAGGTTTGATCAAAGCTCCGAGGGTGATTCACCGCCCTGCTTTACCTTTATCGCGTCTGCCTGAATTGCAGGAGCGTATCGACACCTACAGAGGCCGCGCACTTACCCGGCTGACGGTCATGCTCTCGCTGCATGTGTTCGTCCGCTCCAGCGAACTGCGCTTCGCCCGCTGGAGCGAGTTCGACCTCAAGCGCGGCACCTGGGAGATACCGGACACTCGACCCGCGTTGGACGGAGTACCCTTTTCAACAAGGGGTACGAAGATGGCCGGGGACATCCACCTTGTACCCTTATCGCCGCAAGCCGTGACCCTGCTTGAACAAATCCACGTCCTCACCGGCAAATTCGACTTGGTGTTTGCAGGCGATGCCAAGCCCTGGAAGCCCATGTCTGAAAACACGATGAACAGCGCACTCAGAAAGATGGGGTACAACACCAAAGCCGAAATATGCGGGCATGGGTTTCGGTCGATGGCCTGTAGCGCGCTGATTGAGTCAGGCTTGTGGTCGGAGACAGCCATTGAACGGCAGATGAGTCACAAGGAGCGGAATAACGTCCGAGCTGCTTACATCCACAAGGCCGAGTTCATCGAGGAGCGCAGGCTGATCATGAACTGGTGGAGCCGGTATCTGGAGGCCAACCGGCAGGAGCATGTCACCCCGCACGAATTTGCAAACCAGACCGGGACGAACGTCACGCGGCTCAAGGCGAAAAGCCACTTGAGGGAGTAG
- a CDS encoding ABC transporter substrate-binding protein, with amino-acid sequence MQTYRKFLLAAAVSLVVSASATAADKLKMGIEAAYPPFNNKDASGQVVGFDKDIGDALCAKMKVECEVVTSDWDGIIPALMAKKFDFLISSLSVNDERKQAVDFTDPYYSNKLQFIAPKNVEFKTDKDFLKGKVIGAQRSTLAGTWLQDELGDDITAKLYDTQENAYLDLTSGRLDAILADKYVNYDWLKTEAGRAYEFKGDPVVEGDKIAIAVRKGDPLREKLNAALKEIVADGTYKKINDKYFPFSIY; translated from the coding sequence ATGCAGACCTACAGGAAATTTCTTTTGGCCGCAGCCGTCAGCCTGGTCGTTTCGGCCAGCGCCACGGCCGCTGACAAACTGAAGATGGGCATCGAAGCGGCCTACCCGCCATTCAACAACAAGGACGCCAGCGGCCAAGTCGTCGGGTTCGACAAAGACATTGGCGACGCCCTGTGCGCCAAGATGAAAGTTGAATGTGAAGTGGTCACGTCCGACTGGGACGGCATCATCCCGGCCCTGATGGCCAAGAAGTTTGATTTCCTGATTTCTTCGTTATCCGTCAACGACGAGCGCAAGCAAGCCGTGGACTTCACCGACCCGTACTACTCCAACAAACTGCAATTCATCGCGCCGAAAAACGTCGAATTCAAAACCGATAAAGATTTTCTCAAAGGCAAGGTTATCGGGGCACAGCGCTCGACCCTCGCCGGCACTTGGCTGCAAGACGAACTGGGCGACGATATTACCGCCAAGCTCTACGACACCCAGGAAAACGCCTATCTCGACCTGACTTCCGGCCGCCTTGACGCGATCCTGGCGGACAAATATGTGAACTACGACTGGCTGAAAACCGAAGCCGGCCGTGCCTACGAATTCAAGGGTGACCCGGTGGTAGAGGGCGACAAGATCGCCATTGCCGTGCGCAAGGGCGATCCTCTGCGCGAAAAATTGAATGCCGCTTTGAAGGAAATCGTCGCCGACGGCACCTATAAGAAAATCAATGACAAGTACTTCCCGTTCAGCATCTATTGA